One Pseudomonas entomophila genomic window carries:
- the rpoC gene encoding DNA-directed RNA polymerase subunit beta' has product MKDLLNLLKNQGQVEEFDAIRIGLASPEMIRSWSFGEVKKPETINYRTFKPERDGLFCAKIFGPVKDYECLCGKYKRLKHRGVICEKCGVEVALAKVRRERMAHIELASPVAHIWFLKSLPSRIGLLMDMTLRDIERVLYFESYVVIDPGMTTLEKGQLLNDEQYFEALEEFGDDFDARMGAEAVRELLHAIDLEHEIGRLREEIPQTNSETKIKKLSKRLKLMEAFQGSGNLPEWMVLTVLPVLPPDLRPLVPLDGGRFATSDLNDLYRRVINRNNRLKRLLDLSAPDIIVRNEKRMLQEAVDALLDNGRRGRAITGSNKRPLKSLADMIKGKQGRFRQNLLGKRVDYSGRSVITVGPTLRLHQCGLPKKMALELFKPFIFGKLEMRGLATTIKAAKKMVERELPEVWDVLAEVIREHPVLLNRAPTLHRLGIQAFEPVLIEGKAIQLHPLVCAAYNADFDGDQMAVHVPLTLEAQLEARALMMSTNNILSPANGEPIIVPSQDVVLGLYYMTREAINAKGEGRVFADLQEVDRVFRAGEAALHAKIKVRINETVKDRDGSITKNTRIVDTTVGRALLFQVVPAGLPYDVVNQPMKKKAISKLINQCYRVVGLKETVIFADQLMYTGFAYSTISGVSIGVNDFVIPDEKARIIGTATDEVKEIESQYASGLVTQGEKYNKVIDLWSKANDEVSKAMMANLSKEKVIDRNGDEVEQESFNSMYMMADSGARGSAAQIRQLAGMRGLMAKPDGSIIETPITANFREGLSVLQYFISTHGARKGLADTALKTANSGYLTRRLVDVAQDLVVTEIDCGTEQGLLMTPHIEGGDVVEPLGERVLGRVIARDVFKPGTEDVIVPAGTLVDEQWVEFIELNSIDEVIVRSPINCETRYGICAKCYGRDLARGHQVNIGEAVGVIAAQSIGEPGTQLTMRTFHIGGAASRTSAADSVQVKNGGMVRLHNLKQVVRADGNLVAVSRSGELAIADEFGRERERYKLPYGAVISVKEGEKVEAGAIVAKWDPHTHPIVTELKGTVTFVGMEENITIKRQTDELTGLTNIEVMDVKDRPAAGKEIRPAIKMVDANGKDLYLPGTDVPAQYFLPANALVGVADGAQIGVGDVIARIPQETSKTRDITGGLPRVADLFEARRPKEASILAEVSGTIAFGKETKGKRRLVITPTDGSDPYEELIPKWRHLNVFEGEQVNRGEVISDGPSDPHDILRLLGVSALAKYIVNEIQDVYRLQGVKINDKHIETILRQMLRKVEIAESGDSSFIKGDQMELTQVLVENERLAAEDKFISKYTRVLLGITKASLSTESFISAASFQETTRVLTEAAVTGKRDYLRGLKENVVVGRLIPAGTGLAYHSERKRRRDADKPLRVSASEVEAALTEALNSSGN; this is encoded by the coding sequence TTGAAAGACCTACTGAATTTGCTGAAAAACCAGGGTCAAGTCGAAGAGTTCGACGCCATCCGCATCGGTCTGGCGTCGCCTGAAATGATCCGTTCGTGGTCGTTCGGTGAAGTCAAAAAGCCGGAAACCATCAACTACCGTACGTTCAAGCCTGAGCGTGACGGCCTGTTCTGCGCCAAGATCTTTGGCCCAGTCAAGGACTACGAGTGCCTGTGCGGTAAGTACAAGCGCCTGAAGCACCGTGGTGTGATCTGTGAGAAGTGCGGCGTTGAAGTCGCCCTGGCCAAGGTTCGTCGTGAGCGCATGGCCCACATCGAGCTGGCCTCGCCGGTTGCCCACATCTGGTTCCTGAAGTCGCTGCCGTCCCGTATCGGCCTGCTGATGGACATGACCCTGCGTGACATCGAGCGCGTGCTCTACTTCGAGAGCTACGTCGTTATCGACCCGGGCATGACCACCCTGGAAAAGGGCCAGCTGCTGAACGACGAGCAGTACTTCGAAGCACTGGAAGAGTTCGGTGACGACTTCGACGCCCGCATGGGTGCCGAGGCTGTCCGCGAGCTGCTGCACGCTATCGACCTGGAGCACGAGATCGGCCGCCTGCGCGAAGAAATTCCGCAGACCAACTCCGAAACCAAGATCAAGAAGCTGTCCAAGCGCCTGAAGCTGATGGAAGCTTTCCAGGGTTCGGGCAACCTGCCTGAGTGGATGGTCCTGACCGTCCTGCCAGTACTGCCGCCGGACCTGCGTCCGCTGGTACCGCTGGATGGTGGCCGCTTCGCGACCTCCGACCTGAACGACCTGTATCGTCGGGTGATCAACCGTAACAACCGTCTGAAGCGCCTGCTCGATCTGTCGGCGCCGGACATCATCGTGCGCAACGAAAAGCGCATGCTGCAGGAAGCGGTCGACGCCCTGCTCGACAACGGCCGTCGCGGTCGCGCCATCACTGGCTCGAACAAGCGTCCGCTGAAGTCCCTGGCCGACATGATCAAAGGTAAGCAAGGTCGCTTCCGTCAGAACTTGCTCGGTAAGCGCGTGGACTACTCCGGCCGTTCGGTAATTACCGTTGGTCCGACCCTGCGTCTGCACCAGTGCGGTCTGCCAAAGAAAATGGCCCTCGAGCTGTTCAAGCCGTTCATTTTCGGCAAGCTGGAAATGCGTGGTCTGGCGACCACCATCAAGGCTGCCAAGAAGATGGTCGAGCGTGAGCTGCCAGAGGTGTGGGACGTTCTCGCCGAAGTGATTCGCGAACACCCCGTACTGCTCAACCGTGCACCTACCCTGCACCGTCTGGGTATCCAGGCATTCGAGCCGGTTCTGATCGAAGGCAAGGCCATCCAGCTGCACCCGCTGGTCTGCGCCGCGTACAACGCCGACTTCGACGGTGACCAGATGGCCGTTCACGTGCCGCTGACGCTGGAAGCCCAGCTGGAAGCGCGCGCGCTGATGATGTCGACCAACAACATCCTGTCGCCAGCCAACGGTGAGCCAATCATCGTTCCGTCGCAGGACGTTGTACTGGGTCTGTACTACATGACCCGTGAAGCCATCAACGCCAAGGGCGAAGGTCGCGTGTTCGCCGACCTGCAGGAAGTCGACCGCGTATTCCGCGCCGGCGAAGCTGCCCTGCACGCGAAAATCAAGGTCCGTATCAACGAGACCGTGAAAGACCGTGACGGCAGCATCACCAAGAACACCCGCATCGTCGACACCACTGTCGGCCGCGCGCTGCTGTTCCAGGTTGTACCGGCAGGCCTGCCGTACGATGTGGTCAACCAGCCGATGAAGAAAAAGGCGATCTCCAAGCTGATCAACCAGTGCTACCGCGTGGTTGGTCTGAAAGAGACCGTGATCTTCGCCGACCAGTTGATGTACACCGGTTTCGCCTACTCGACCATTTCCGGCGTTTCGATCGGTGTTAACGACTTCGTTATCCCGGACGAGAAAGCCCGCATCATCGGTACCGCTACCGACGAAGTGAAGGAAATCGAGAGCCAGTACGCCTCCGGCCTGGTAACCCAGGGCGAGAAGTACAACAAGGTCATCGACTTGTGGTCCAAGGCGAACGACGAAGTATCGAAGGCGATGATGGCCAACCTCTCGAAAGAGAAGGTCATCGACCGCAATGGCGACGAAGTCGAGCAAGAGTCCTTCAACTCGATGTACATGATGGCCGACTCCGGTGCTCGTGGTTCCGCGGCTCAGATCCGTCAGCTGGCCGGTATGCGTGGCCTGATGGCCAAGCCGGACGGCTCGATCATCGAGACGCCGATCACCGCGAACTTCCGTGAAGGTCTGAGCGTACTGCAGTACTTCATCTCGACCCACGGTGCTCGTAAGGGTCTGGCGGATACCGCATTGAAGACCGCGAACTCCGGTTACCTGACTCGCCGTCTGGTGGACGTTGCCCAGGATCTGGTCGTGACCGAGATCGACTGCGGCACCGAACAGGGCCTGCTGATGACCCCGCACATCGAAGGCGGCGACGTTGTCGAGCCACTGGGTGAGCGTGTACTGGGTCGTGTCATCGCCCGTGACGTGTTCAAGCCAGGCACCGAGGACGTCATCGTTCCGGCCGGTACCCTGGTCGACGAGCAGTGGGTCGAGTTCATCGAGCTGAACAGCATCGACGAAGTGATCGTGCGTTCGCCGATCAACTGCGAAACCCGCTACGGCATCTGCGCCAAGTGCTACGGTCGCGACCTGGCTCGCGGTCACCAGGTGAACATCGGTGAAGCTGTCGGCGTTATCGCTGCACAGTCGATCGGTGAGCCGGGTACCCAGCTGACCATGCGTACGTTCCACATCGGTGGTGCTGCAAGCCGTACCTCGGCTGCCGACAGCGTCCAGGTGAAGAACGGCGGTATGGTGCGCCTGCACAACCTGAAGCAGGTCGTGCGCGCCGATGGCAACCTGGTTGCCGTATCGCGTTCCGGCGAGCTGGCCATTGCCGACGAATTCGGCCGTGAGCGTGAGCGCTACAAGCTGCCTTACGGTGCGGTGATTTCGGTCAAGGAAGGTGAGAAGGTCGAAGCTGGCGCCATCGTCGCCAAGTGGGACCCGCACACCCACCCGATCGTTACCGAACTGAAAGGTACCGTGACCTTCGTGGGCATGGAAGAAAACATCACCATCAAGCGCCAGACCGACGAACTGACCGGTCTGACCAACATTGAGGTGATGGACGTCAAGGATCGCCCTGCCGCAGGCAAGGAAATCCGTCCGGCGATCAAGATGGTCGACGCCAATGGCAAGGACCTGTACCTGCCGGGTACCGACGTACCGGCCCAGTACTTCCTGCCGGCCAACGCCCTCGTCGGTGTGGCTGACGGTGCCCAGATCGGCGTCGGTGACGTTATCGCGCGTATCCCGCAAGAAACGTCGAAGACCCGTGACATCACCGGTGGTCTGCCACGCGTTGCCGACCTGTTCGAAGCGCGTCGCCCGAAAGAAGCCTCGATCCTGGCTGAAGTCAGCGGCACCATCGCGTTCGGTAAGGAGACCAAGGGCAAGCGTCGTCTGGTCATTACCCCAACCGACGGTAGCGATCCGTACGAAGAGCTGATTCCGAAGTGGCGCCACCTGAACGTCTTCGAAGGCGAACAGGTAAACCGCGGCGAAGTTATCTCCGACGGCCCGAGCGATCCGCACGACATCCTGCGCCTGCTGGGTGTGAGCGCGCTGGCGAAGTACATCGTCAACGAGATCCAGGACGTTTACCGCCTGCAAGGCGTTAAGATCAACGACAAGCACATCGAGACCATCCTGCGTCAGATGCTGCGCAAGGTCGAGATCGCCGAGTCGGGTGACTCCAGCTTCATCAAGGGCGACCAGATGGAACTGACTCAGGTGCTGGTCGAGAACGAGCGTCTCGCCGCCGAAGACAAGTTCATCTCCAAGTACACCCGTGTGCTGCTGGGTATCACCAAGGCCTCGCTGTCCACCGAATCGTTCATCTCGGCGGCTTCCTTCCAGGAAACCACCCGCGTACTGACCGAGGCGGCGGTAACCGGCAAGCGCGATTACCTGCGCGGCCTGAAAGAGAACGTGGTCGTGGGTCGTCTGATCCCGGCCGGTACTGGTCTGGCCTACCACAGCGAGCGCAAGCGTCGCCGTGATGCCGACAAGCCGCTGCGTGTGAGCGCCAGTGAGGTGGAAGCCGCACTGACCGAAGCGCTGAACTCCAGCGGTAACTAA
- the rpsL gene encoding 30S ribosomal protein S12: MATINQLVRQPRKRSVEKSDVPALQNCPQRRGVCTRVYTTTPKKPNSALRKVCRVRLTNGFEVSSYIGGEGHNLQEHSVVLIRGGRVKDLPGVRYHTVRGSLDTSGVKGRNQGRSKYGTKRPK, translated from the coding sequence ATGGCAACTATCAACCAGCTGGTACGTCAGCCGCGTAAGCGTTCGGTCGAGAAGTCCGACGTTCCTGCGCTGCAGAACTGCCCGCAGCGTCGTGGCGTGTGCACCCGCGTGTACACCACCACGCCGAAAAAACCTAACTCGGCACTGCGTAAAGTATGCCGTGTGCGTCTGACCAACGGTTTCGAGGTTTCCTCGTACATCGGTGGTGAAGGCCACAACCTGCAAGAGCACAGCGTCGTTCTGATCCGTGGCGGCCGTGTAAAAGACTTGCCAGGTGTTCGTTACCACACCGTTCGCGGCTCTCTGGATACTTCGGGCGTCAAAGGCCGTAACCAGGGTCGTTCGAAGTACGGTACCAAGCGTCCGAAGTAA
- the rpsG gene encoding 30S ribosomal protein S7, translating into MPRRRVAAKREILDDPKYGSQILAKFMNHVMESGKKAVAERIVYGALDTVKARKNSDPLEIFEKALDAIAPLVEVKSRRVGGATYQVPVEVRPSRRNALAMRWLVDYARKRGEKSMALRLAGELLDAAEGKGAAVKKREDVHRMAEANKAFSHYRF; encoded by the coding sequence ATGCCAAGACGTCGTGTAGCAGCAAAACGTGAGATCCTTGACGATCCGAAGTACGGATCCCAGATCCTCGCCAAGTTCATGAACCACGTGATGGAAAGCGGCAAGAAGGCCGTAGCCGAGCGCATCGTTTACGGTGCCCTGGATACCGTCAAAGCACGCAAGAACAGCGACCCCCTGGAAATCTTCGAGAAAGCTCTCGACGCCATCGCTCCGCTGGTCGAAGTAAAGTCCCGCCGTGTCGGCGGTGCCACTTACCAGGTCCCGGTTGAAGTTCGCCCATCCCGTCGTAACGCTCTGGCAATGCGCTGGCTCGTAGACTACGCCCGCAAGCGCGGCGAGAAGTCGATGGCTCTGCGCCTGGCTGGCGAGCTGCTGGATGCTGCTGAAGGCAAGGGTGCTGCAGTCAAGAAGCGTGAAGACGTTCACCGTATGGCTGAAGCCAACAAAGCGTTCTCGCACTACCGCTTCTAA
- the fusA gene encoding elongation factor G: protein MARTTAINRYRNIGICAHVDAGKTTTTERILFYTGLSHKMGEVHDGAATTDWMVQEQERGITITSAAVTTFWKGSRGQYDNYRVNVIDTPGHVDFTIEVERSLRVLDGAVVVFCGTSGVEPQSETVWRQANKYGVPRVVYVNKMDRAGANFLRVVGQIKNRLGHTPVPVQLAIGAEDDFQGQVDLIKMKAIYWNEDDKGTTYREEEIPAELVDLANEWRNNMVEAAAEASEELMNKYLEEGDLSVEDIKAGLRARTLASEIVPAVCGSSFKNKGVPLVLDAVIDFLPAPTEIPAIKGIHPDLIDVPKDEVKPEQFDERHADDDEPFSALAFKIATDPFVGTLTFVRVYSGFLTSGDSVINSVKGKKERVGRMVQMHANQREEIKEVRAGDIAALIGMKDVTTGDTLCNADKPIILERMDFPEPVISLSVEPKTKQDQEKMGIALGKLAQEDPSFRVKTDEETGQTIISGMGELHLDILVDRMKREFNVEANIGKPQVSYREKITKSGVEIEGKFVRQSGGRGQFGHCWIRFSEPDQDDKGNITEGLVFSNAVVGGVIPKEYIPAIQKGIEEQMKNGVVAGYPLIGLKAEVFDGSYHDVDSNEMAFKIAASMATKQLAQKGGGVVLEPIMKVEVVTPEDYLGDVMGDLNRRRGLVQGMDESVSGRVVRAEVPLGEMFGYATDVRSMSQGRASYSMEFSKYAEAPSNIVEALVKKQG, encoded by the coding sequence ATGGCTCGTACTACAGCAATTAACCGCTACCGTAACATCGGTATCTGCGCGCACGTTGACGCGGGCAAGACTACCACTACCGAGCGGATCCTGTTCTACACAGGTCTGAGCCACAAGATGGGCGAGGTGCACGACGGCGCCGCGACCACCGACTGGATGGTGCAGGAGCAGGAGCGCGGTATCACCATTACCTCCGCTGCCGTTACCACCTTCTGGAAAGGTTCCCGTGGTCAGTACGACAACTACCGCGTAAACGTCATCGATACCCCCGGCCACGTTGACTTCACCATTGAAGTAGAGCGTTCGCTGCGCGTACTCGACGGCGCGGTCGTTGTGTTCTGCGGTACCTCCGGCGTTGAGCCGCAGTCTGAAACCGTATGGCGTCAGGCCAACAAGTACGGCGTTCCACGTGTTGTCTACGTGAACAAGATGGACCGTGCCGGTGCCAACTTCCTGCGCGTTGTCGGTCAGATCAAGAATCGCCTGGGTCACACCCCGGTCCCGGTTCAGCTGGCTATCGGTGCAGAAGATGACTTCCAGGGTCAGGTTGACCTGATCAAGATGAAGGCCATCTACTGGAACGAAGACGACAAGGGCACCACCTACCGCGAGGAAGAAATTCCTGCCGAGCTGGTAGACCTGGCCAACGAATGGCGCAACAACATGGTCGAGGCTGCTGCCGAAGCCAGCGAAGAGCTGATGAACAAGTACCTTGAAGAAGGTGACCTGTCCGTCGAAGACATCAAGGCTGGTCTGCGCGCCCGTACCCTGGCGAGCGAGATCGTTCCTGCTGTCTGCGGTTCCTCGTTCAAGAACAAGGGCGTTCCCCTGGTTCTCGACGCCGTCATCGACTTCCTGCCAGCTCCGACCGAGATCCCGGCGATCAAGGGTATCCACCCTGACCTGATCGACGTGCCGAAGGACGAAGTCAAGCCTGAGCAGTTCGACGAGCGTCACGCTGACGACGACGAGCCGTTCTCGGCCCTGGCCTTCAAGATTGCCACCGACCCGTTCGTTGGTACTCTGACCTTTGTTCGCGTTTACTCGGGCTTCCTGACCTCCGGTGACTCCGTCATCAACTCGGTCAAGGGCAAGAAAGAGCGCGTTGGTCGTATGGTGCAGATGCACGCCAACCAGCGTGAAGAGATCAAAGAAGTACGCGCTGGCGACATCGCTGCTCTGATCGGCATGAAGGACGTCACCACCGGTGACACCCTGTGCAACGCCGACAAGCCGATCATCCTCGAGCGTATGGACTTCCCGGAGCCTGTGATTTCGCTCTCCGTAGAGCCGAAAACCAAGCAGGACCAGGAAAAGATGGGTATCGCACTGGGCAAGCTGGCCCAGGAAGACCCGTCGTTCCGCGTCAAGACCGACGAAGAAACCGGCCAGACCATCATCTCCGGTATGGGTGAGCTGCACCTGGACATCCTCGTTGACCGCATGAAGCGTGAATTCAACGTCGAAGCCAACATCGGTAAGCCTCAGGTTTCGTACCGCGAGAAGATCACCAAGTCCGGCGTCGAGATCGAAGGCAAGTTCGTTCGTCAGTCGGGTGGTCGTGGTCAGTTCGGTCACTGCTGGATCCGCTTCTCGGAGCCAGATCAGGACGACAAGGGCAACATCACCGAAGGTCTGGTGTTCAGTAACGCAGTCGTTGGCGGTGTGATTCCGAAGGAATACATCCCTGCCATCCAGAAAGGCATCGAAGAGCAGATGAAGAACGGCGTTGTTGCCGGCTATCCGCTTATCGGCCTGAAGGCTGAAGTATTCGACGGTTCGTACCACGACGTCGACTCCAACGAAATGGCGTTCAAGATCGCTGCTTCGATGGCAACCAAGCAACTGGCCCAGAAGGGCGGTGGCGTGGTCCTCGAGCCGATCATGAAGGTCGAAGTTGTAACCCCGGAAGACTACCTGGGTGACGTGATGGGTGACCTGAACCGTCGTCGTGGTCTGGTACAAGGTATGGATGAGTCGGTCTCCGGCCGCGTCGTCCGCGCTGAAGTTCCGCTCGGAGAAATGTTCGGTTACGCAACCGACGTTCGTTCCATGTCTCAGGGTCGCGCAAGCTACTCCATGGAATTCTCCAAATACGCCGAAGCTCCGTCGAACATCGTCGAAGCACTCGTTAAAAAACAAGGCTAA